From Longimicrobium sp., a single genomic window includes:
- a CDS encoding HXXEE domain-containing protein, translating to MRPDREHAFLGVPVLLMVHNYEEMLTIERALPRVVEHLPASLAAFVPTLEQMYFALALATVIPWVIFLIARFGTRAGVALLLLLQCIVLVNVAWHAAAAVFLRGYAPGLVTAIAFNLPFSIYLLRRAYREEWIRRRTLLVFLPLAVLLHGPLIFGVIQLARG from the coding sequence ATGCGACCCGACCGCGAGCACGCATTCCTCGGTGTGCCCGTGCTGTTGATGGTGCACAACTACGAGGAGATGCTGACCATCGAGCGGGCGCTGCCGCGCGTCGTGGAGCATCTCCCCGCGTCGCTAGCGGCGTTCGTCCCGACGCTGGAGCAGATGTACTTCGCGCTGGCGCTGGCGACGGTGATCCCGTGGGTGATCTTCCTCATCGCGCGGTTCGGGACGCGCGCCGGCGTGGCCCTCCTCCTCCTGCTGCAGTGCATCGTGCTGGTGAACGTCGCCTGGCACGCGGCGGCGGCCGTCTTCCTGCGCGGCTACGCGCCGGGCCTCGTCACCGCCATCGCATTCAATCTACCCTTCTCCATCTACCTGCTGCGCCGCGCGTACCGCGAGGAGTGGATCCGCCGCCGCACGCTGCTCGTATTCCTCCCGCTGGCTGTGCTGCTGCACGGGCCGCTGATCTTCGGGGTGATCCAGCTCGCGCGCGGGTGA